In a genomic window of Canis lupus familiaris isolate Mischka breed German Shepherd chromosome 13, alternate assembly UU_Cfam_GSD_1.0, whole genome shotgun sequence:
- the HOPX gene encoding homeodomain-only protein produces the protein MSAETASGPTEDQVEILEYNFSKVNKHPDPTTLCLIAAEAGLSEEETQKWFKQRLAQWRQSEGLPSECRSVTD, from the exons ATGTCGGCGGAGACCGCGAGCGGCCCCACCGAGGACCAGGTGGAGATTCTGGAGTACAACTTCAGCAAGGTCAACAAGCACCCGGACCCCACCACGCTGTGCCTCATCGCGGCCGAGGCCGGCCTTTCCGAGGAGGAGACCCAG AAATGGTTTAAGCAGCGTCTGGCTCAGTGGCGGCAGTCGGAAGGCCTCCCCTCAGAGTGCAGATCCGTGACAGACTGA